Proteins encoded by one window of Amaranthus tricolor cultivar Red isolate AtriRed21 chromosome 4, ASM2621246v1, whole genome shotgun sequence:
- the LOC130810866 gene encoding uncharacterized protein LOC130810866, with product MHKEINQIAQSSIDSMAFSVNKRKHNHPNSHKPPSSGKRNNYFCEHRKISGHSLERCFKIHGYPQSSKFSQDKRFAAHVSVTHASNHEALMNTDNSGSLLASHLSKSRWIFDSGVTDHMCNTIKLFTNLINVARKDHKIVIPDGNTLNVMKVGDICLTKDLFLKNVLFVPEIQFNLILVSKLTLDNKISLFFTTNAFYVQDLLMKRLLPLGNLYNGLYYTLAKDHQKVHEDKYTLNNRHIAITASCTDMTTHVKLLNLRIRYIPFSRLKVMYPDLDTKTLQENLICSICPIARQTRLAFSLSYIKSTSAFELLHVDIWGPYHTKTYSRHRMLLTIIDDFSRGNITILSSERHPPSEKVGKIVLCATYLVNRMPLVSIGNISPYERLFGSPPNNNHLRVFSCLCFTSTPKPRHTKFDSRAESYIFSSSKTPVFQFYLPMSTPMSYTDPYTPVLDFSSPPPDPIVPTYTNPTNPTLPISPTPCPAPSLF from the exons ATGCACAAGGAGATTAACCAGATTGCTCAAAGTTCTATTGATTCTATGGCATTTAGTGTTAATAAGAGAAAACATAATCATCCTAACTCTCACAAACCTCCTTCTTCAGGGAAGAGGAACAATTATTTCTGTGAACATCGTAAAATCTCAGGTCATTCTCTTGAAAGATGCTTCAAGATTCATGGTTACCCACAGTCAAGCAAGTTTTCTCAAGACAAGCGTTTTGCTGCACATGTTTCTGTCACTCATGCATCTAACCATGAAGCATTAATGAACACTGATAACTCAGG GTCCCTTCTTGCATCTCACCTAAGCAAATCTCGTTGGATATTTGATAGTGGTGTAACTGACCACATGTGCAACACTATCAAGTTATTCACTAATCTCATAAATGTTGCTAGAAAAGATCACAAAATTGTCATACCAGATGGCAACACTTTGAATGTTATGAAAGTTGGTGATATATGTTTGACAAAGGATTTATTTCTTAAGAATGTGTTATTTGTTCCTGAGATTCAATTCAATCTTATCTTAGTGAGCAAACTTACTCTGGACAATAAGATATCCTTGTTTTTCACTACTAATGCATTTTATGTTCAGGACCTTTTGATGAAAAGGCTACTGCCTCTTGGTAATCTTTACAATGGTCTGTATTATACATTGGCTAAAGACCACCAGAAGGTTCATGAAGATAAATATACTCTAAATAATAGACATATAGCTATCACGGCTTCTTGTACTGATATGACAACACATGTAAAGTTACTCAACCTTAGAATACGCTATATACCCTTTTCTAGGTTGAAAGTGATGTATCCTGATCTTGATACTAAAACTTTGCAAGAAAATCTAATATGTTCTATTTGCCCTATAGCTAGACAAACTAGGCTTGCTTTTTCTCTTAGTTATATCAAGTCTACTTCTGCTTTTGAGCTATTGCATGTCGACATATGGGGTCCATATCATACCAAAACATATTCTAGGCATAGAATGTTGCTTACCATTATTGATGATTTTTCAAG GGGAAATATTACAATATTGTCTTCAGAAAGGCATCCTCCATCAGAAAAAGTT GGTAAGATTGTTCTTTGTGCTACATACCTTGTCAATCGTATGCCCCTTGTTTCCATTGGGAACATTTCTCCCTATGAAAGGTTATTTGGTTCTCCTCCTAATAACAACCATCTCAGGGTCTTTAGTTGTCTATGCTTTACCTCCACTCCTAAACCAAGGCATACTAAGTTTGATTCACGAGCTGAATCCTATATCTTT TCCTCATCCAAAACACCAGTCTTTCAGTTTTACTTACCCATGTCTACCCCTATGTCTTACACTGATCCTTACACACCTGTTCTCGATTTCTCTTCTCCTCCACCTGATCCTATTGTCCCTACTTATACTAATCCTACTAACCCTACCCTTCCTATTTCTCCAACTCCTTGTCCTGCTCCCTCCCTCTTTTAA
- the LOC130810867 gene encoding uncharacterized mitochondrial protein AtMg00810-like: MVCQIDTRITSSGFTQSKNDYSLFVHRITDSITIVAIYVDDIILTCYNPLIIHQLKAHLHHIFSIKDLGTLSFFLGIEVSYVDQGIIIMSQKKFTLKLIRDSGIQVNKRAVTPLPVHLKLQHSYSPLFSDPTLYRSLALTHTLSYVANTAGQGILLNGSDQLHL; the protein is encoded by the exons ATGGTTTGCCAAATTGACACACGAATTACTTCATCAGGATTCACTCAAAGCAAAAATGATTATTCATTATTTGTTCATAGAATTACTGATTCTATCACTATTGTAGCCATCTACGTGGATGACATCATTCTGACATGTTATAATCCTcttattattcatcaattaaaGGCTCACCTTCATCACATCTTCAGCATTAAAGATTTGGGTACCTTGAGTTTCTTTCTAGGGATTGAAGTGTCCTATGTGGATCAAGGTATTATAATTATGTCTCAAAAGAAATTTACCTTGAAACTAATTAGAGATTCTGGCATTCAGGTGAACAAAAGAGCTGTCACTCCCTTGCCTGTGCACCTTAAACTTCAACACTCTTATTCTCCTCTCTTTTCTGACCCTACTCTATATCGTAGCTTG GCTCTCACTCACACACTCAGTTATGTGGCTAATACTGCAGGCCAAGGCATCCTATTGAATGGTTCTGATCAGCTTCATCTCTAG